A single Crateriforma conspicua DNA region contains:
- a CDS encoding B12-binding domain-containing radical SAM protein, producing the protein MSDSEAQHDVALAGLGRLPENPDGPIRCLLVQPCFESTNYWNFVESARAIGAKATAPPLGLMTVAALLPDSWQFELCDLNVGPLDEEAWRNADIICTGGMLPQQPGVLKLIEKAKADGKFIAVGGPDPTSQPHIYEHADAVVTGEGEATIPIWLDSWRDGNPRGLFQSERKPDVTKTPTPRFDLISFDDYLHVGVQSSRGCPYNCEFCDIIELFGRVPRVKTPQQFVAELQTLYDLGYRGWVDFTDDNFIGNRKLIRPLLEAIKTWNEEHNYPFVFSTEASINLADDTDLMKLMREVQFRYVFLGIESPDEETLIHTQKRINTVQPIIQRVRTIYDHGISIAAGLIIGFDTDKPGTDGPMIRFIQESGIALSMVGLLSALPNTQLTRRLARERRLIDSNHQWLSDGSSNYELRSNESKDQTISGLNFVTQRDRLEIYQELRTIIATVYSPKAFMDRVLDTTRRIKIVNKHVPNGWEFRRMFRGFRTIAWRLLSDRSTRWLYLRNFFRAALMGPTKFEYAHTLMGSYLHFHGQTEKMLDALDVSIDFAENHAAYPRSVQEMHRRLGTLPVVESSSDALPVSVTSHAGSP; encoded by the coding sequence ATGTCCGATTCCGAAGCACAGCACGATGTGGCCCTGGCCGGCCTGGGCCGATTGCCGGAAAACCCCGACGGGCCGATCCGTTGTCTGTTGGTTCAGCCGTGTTTCGAATCGACCAATTACTGGAATTTCGTCGAAAGTGCCCGGGCGATCGGGGCCAAGGCCACCGCGCCACCCTTGGGGCTGATGACCGTCGCCGCCCTGTTGCCCGATTCGTGGCAGTTTGAACTGTGCGATTTGAATGTCGGGCCGCTGGACGAAGAAGCTTGGCGGAACGCCGATATCATCTGTACCGGCGGTATGCTGCCCCAACAGCCCGGCGTCTTGAAGCTGATCGAAAAGGCCAAGGCCGACGGAAAGTTCATTGCCGTGGGCGGTCCCGATCCGACCAGCCAACCCCACATCTATGAACATGCCGACGCGGTGGTCACCGGCGAAGGCGAAGCAACCATTCCAATTTGGCTGGACAGTTGGCGTGACGGCAATCCGAGAGGATTGTTCCAATCCGAACGCAAACCGGATGTGACGAAGACCCCGACGCCACGATTCGATCTGATTTCATTTGACGACTATTTGCACGTCGGCGTCCAGTCATCGCGTGGCTGCCCTTACAACTGTGAATTCTGTGACATCATCGAATTGTTCGGTCGCGTACCGCGAGTAAAAACGCCACAGCAATTCGTCGCGGAACTGCAAACGCTGTACGACCTGGGCTATCGCGGTTGGGTGGATTTTACCGACGACAACTTCATCGGCAATCGGAAACTGATCCGTCCGTTGCTTGAAGCCATCAAAACCTGGAACGAAGAACACAATTACCCTTTTGTGTTTTCCACCGAGGCCAGCATCAATCTGGCTGACGATACGGATCTGATGAAGCTGATGCGTGAGGTTCAGTTTCGTTATGTCTTCTTGGGGATCGAATCGCCTGATGAAGAGACGTTGATTCATACCCAAAAACGGATCAACACCGTCCAGCCTATCATTCAGCGGGTGCGCACAATTTACGATCACGGCATTTCCATCGCCGCTGGGCTTATCATCGGGTTCGACACGGATAAACCGGGAACCGATGGGCCGATGATTCGCTTCATCCAAGAAAGTGGAATCGCGTTGTCGATGGTCGGGCTGTTGAGTGCCCTGCCAAACACACAGTTGACGCGTCGTTTGGCGCGGGAACGACGGCTGATTGATTCCAATCACCAGTGGCTTTCCGATGGTTCGTCCAATTATGAACTTCGCAGCAATGAATCCAAGGACCAAACGATCAGCGGTTTGAATTTCGTAACGCAGCGTGACCGGCTGGAAATCTATCAAGAATTGCGGACGATCATCGCGACCGTTTACAGCCCCAAAGCATTCATGGATCGTGTTTTGGACACGACCCGCCGAATCAAGATCGTCAATAAACACGTTCCCAATGGCTGGGAATTTCGACGGATGTTTCGTGGGTTTCGCACCATCGCTTGGCGGCTGTTGTCCGATCGTTCGACACGCTGGTTGTACCTGCGGAATTTCTTCCGCGCTGCGCTAATGGGGCCGACCAAGTTCGAATACGCTCATACGTTGATGGGATCGTATCTGCATTTTCATGGCCAGACCGAAAAGATGCTGGACGCGTTGGACGTTTCGATCGACTTTGCCGAAAACCACGCGGCGTATCCACGCAGTGTCCAGGAAATGCACCGGAGACTGGGCACGTTGCCGGTGGTCGAATCGTCGTCCGATGCATTGCCGGTTTCGGTGACCAGCCATGCTGGTTCCCCTTGA
- a CDS encoding glycosyltransferase family 4 protein gives MKLVYLTAGAAGMYCGSCMHDNALARALAGRGVDCVLQPLYTPIRTDEISVARSQVFFGGIEIYLLQQMPWLRFIPAALRSWLNHPAILRWATRRAGSTDPAVLGDLALSMLRGEHGRQADEVRRLVDWLESDMRPDAVVLTNLLIGGMLPTLRRRLPETKIIVLLQGDDIFLDHLPEQQRAEAIRLCSDLAESVDHFVVNSRFYGEKMSALLGIPDDRWLVHPLSIDVAEMQAAPNNDASAESDSASIFRLGYLARIAPEKGLHHLVDAFIELCQRDETPGIELHVAGWMGDQNRPYFDQLVRRIEQTGLGDQFFHHGSPDLNGKIRFLRSLDLLSVPTDYEDPKGLFVLEALANGVPVVQPDHGAFGELVQSTGGGLTYPCDHPDGLTDTIDRLRSDDELRIALGRKGQSIVSERHTIDGAAQNLIDLITSLQKHQHPDLPLSPESGNPATENV, from the coding sequence ATGAAGCTTGTCTACCTGACCGCCGGAGCCGCCGGGATGTACTGCGGCAGTTGCATGCATGACAACGCGCTGGCCAGAGCGTTGGCGGGCAGAGGCGTCGATTGTGTGCTGCAACCGCTGTACACACCGATCCGCACCGACGAAATTAGCGTGGCGCGATCTCAGGTTTTCTTCGGCGGCATCGAGATTTATCTGCTTCAGCAGATGCCGTGGCTGCGATTCATTCCCGCCGCCCTGCGTTCTTGGCTGAACCATCCGGCGATCCTGCGATGGGCGACTCGCCGCGCCGGATCGACCGATCCGGCCGTCCTTGGCGATCTGGCCCTTTCGATGCTGCGGGGCGAACATGGCCGCCAAGCGGATGAAGTCCGGCGTCTGGTCGATTGGCTGGAATCCGACATGCGACCCGACGCGGTCGTGCTGACCAATTTGCTGATCGGTGGCATGCTGCCCACACTTCGGCGGCGGCTGCCGGAAACCAAGATCATCGTCTTGCTGCAGGGCGACGACATTTTCCTGGACCACTTGCCCGAGCAACAACGGGCGGAAGCAATCCGGCTGTGCAGCGACCTGGCCGAATCGGTGGATCATTTCGTCGTTAACAGTCGCTTCTACGGCGAAAAGATGTCCGCTTTGTTGGGCATTCCCGATGATCGCTGGTTGGTCCACCCGTTGTCGATCGACGTCGCCGAAATGCAGGCCGCCCCGAACAACGACGCCTCCGCCGAATCCGACAGCGCCAGCATTTTTCGTTTGGGCTACCTGGCACGAATCGCACCGGAAAAGGGCCTTCACCATCTGGTCGATGCCTTCATCGAACTGTGCCAACGCGACGAAACACCCGGCATCGAATTGCACGTCGCCGGCTGGATGGGTGACCAAAACCGACCGTACTTTGACCAGCTGGTCCGTCGAATCGAACAAACGGGTCTGGGCGATCAGTTTTTCCATCACGGCAGCCCCGACCTTAACGGCAAGATCCGGTTCCTGCGGTCTTTGGACCTGCTCAGCGTGCCGACCGATTACGAAGACCCCAAGGGCCTGTTCGTTCTGGAAGCGTTGGCCAATGGCGTGCCGGTCGTCCAACCCGACCACGGTGCGTTCGGTGAATTGGTCCAGTCCACCGGTGGCGGTTTGACGTATCCCTGCGACCATCCTGACGGACTGACAGACACGATCGATCGGCTGCGCAGCGATGACGAATTGCGAATCGCACTGGGACGCAAAGGCCAAAGCATCGTCAGCGAAAGGCACACCATCGACGGCGCCGCACAGAATTTGATCGACCTAATAACGTCACTTCAAAAGCACCAGCATCCCGACCTTCCTTTGTCGCCTGAATCTGGCAATCCCGCGACCGAGAACGTCTGA